One region of Mucilaginibacter gotjawali genomic DNA includes:
- the dinD gene encoding DNA damage-inducible protein D translates to MKKEVILELFGKFEQACYNYEGIEFWSARELQEILGYQRWENFTNAVSKAKKACENAGSKISDHFRDTTKMVTIGSGGQREVEDTALTRYACYLIAQNGDPTKPPIAFAQTYFAVQTRKQEIIEQRLIDVERVNARDKLTKSEKKLSAILYERGVDSAGFAIIRSKGDEALFGGFNTNDMKKKLGVPTAKPLADFLPTLTIKAKDFANELTSHNVIEKDLNQQNAISKEHIDNNKAVRDILLQRGVKPEALPPAEDVKKLERRLDSDNKKASKSPKP, encoded by the coding sequence ATGAAAAAGGAAGTTATTTTAGAATTATTCGGCAAGTTTGAACAGGCCTGTTATAATTATGAAGGAATAGAATTTTGGAGCGCGCGGGAATTGCAGGAAATACTGGGTTACCAGCGTTGGGAGAATTTTACAAATGCAGTAAGCAAGGCAAAAAAAGCCTGCGAAAATGCAGGCTCAAAAATATCGGACCATTTTCGTGATACCACGAAAATGGTTACCATTGGCAGCGGTGGCCAGCGCGAAGTAGAAGACACAGCATTAACCCGTTATGCCTGCTACCTGATTGCGCAAAACGGCGACCCAACAAAACCACCCATTGCTTTCGCCCAAACCTACTTTGCCGTTCAAACGCGCAAACAGGAAATTATCGAACAACGGCTGATTGACGTTGAGCGTGTTAACGCCCGCGACAAGCTAACCAAATCTGAAAAAAAGCTATCAGCTATTTTATATGAAAGGGGAGTGGATAGCGCCGGTTTTGCGATCATCCGGTCAAAAGGGGACGAGGCTTTATTCGGCGGGTTTAATACGAATGATATGAAGAAAAAACTGGGTGTGCCCACAGCGAAACCCCTGGCTGATTTTTTGCCCACGCTTACCATTAAAGCAAAAGATTTCGCCAATGAATTAACCAGTCATAATGTTATTGAAAAAGATTTAAACCAGCAAAACGCTATTTCAAAGGAGCATATTGATAATAACAAAGCGGTACGTGATATTTTACTGCAAAGAGGCGTAAAGCCTGAAGCACTGCCACCGGCAGAAGATGTAAAGAAACTGGAAAGGCGCCTTGACAGCGATAACAAAAAGGCATCAAAAAGCCCCAAACCCTGA